The Drechmeria coniospora strain ARSEF 6962 chromosome 02, whole genome shotgun sequence genome has a segment encoding these proteins:
- a CDS encoding Adenine phosphoribosyltransferase: MTGPSPEQPASASSSSQQATALQDASGRHSAAAAAAAAELAGAKMSLRKTLRNFPDFPIPGIDFVDIMPLFANPLAHATLVSALELQIAVSFAQNKPDVIVGLDARGFLFGPGLALRLGVGFAAVRKQGKLPGPCVTAEYVKEYGSDHFQMQQDAIREGQKVLIVDDIIATGGSAKAAASLVTQLKGQVMGYMFILEIPGLNGRKELGEAPTTILLEDA; the protein is encoded by the exons ATGACCGGCCCCTCACCAGAGCAGCCAGCATCCGCGTCGTCTTCCAGCCAGCAAGCAACCGCCCTTCAAGATGCCTCGGGACGCcactccgccgccgccgccgccgccgccgccgaactCGCCGGTGCGAAGATGAGCCTGCGCAAGACTCTCCGCAACTTCCCCGACTTCCCTATTCCCGGCATTGACTTCGTGGACATCATGCCCCTCTTCGCCAACCCTCTAGCCCACGCCACCCTCGTCTCCGCCCTCGAGCTGCAGATCGCCGTCTCCTTCGCTCAGAACAAACCGGACGTCATTGttggcctcgacgctcgcGGCTTCCTCTTCGGCCCCGGCCTCGctctccgcctcggcgtTGGATTTGCCGCCGTTCGCAAGCAGGGCAAGCTGCCAGGTCCCTGCGTCACGGCCGAGTATGTCAAGGAATACGGCTCGGATCACTTTCAGATGCAGCAGGACGCCATCCGTGAGGGACAGAAGGTTCTTATTGTTGACGACATTATCGCCACGG GTGGCTCCGCCAAGGCTGCAGCGTCTCTCGTCACCCAGCTCAAGGGCCAAGTTATGGGTTATATGTTCATCCTCGAGATCCCCGGCCTCAATGGCCGCAAGGAGCTCGGCGAAGCGCCAACGACCATCCTGCTCGAAGATGCCTAG
- a CDS encoding peroxisomal biogenesis factor 2, which translates to MTDSSFILAQQRVVARRQSRETQEAARVAAQRSASAAGAQLRRLPFPLSRLAYGWEAVSSRQGTRPAFRVSQVDAELLDEELVDLLKAQVGDAFKYFADGHLSDDWSSEIVLALRAVIFKLTIWDHNATYGAALQNLKYTDARRDGPVLAAPSKVQKSLYGLVTVFGKYAWTRWEDWLLDQVDGQHHLGQPSPRVRLLSRLTSRLSTLHSTAAFVSFLVFLLQGRYRTLLDRILRMRLAPPTSQVSREVSFEYLNRQLVWHALTEFLLFVLPLIGINRWRRWLSRTWRKTKEMINTNTAPDGDGSGAGGEYGFLPERTCAICYQDQNDAAATEMEVMAAAAASSGVVGSAQTDVTNPYETIPCGCVYCFVCLATRLEREEGEGWTCLRCGQHVKECKPWNGDVLETTAARRTSSVKMVAFSDDVAGGLLEDETADEARASSAAAAH; encoded by the coding sequence ATGACCGACTCCAGCTTCATCCTTGCGCAGCAACGCGTCGTTGCCCGTCGTCAGTCCCGCGAGACCCAGGAAGCCGCTCGCGTCGCCGCTCAAcgctccgcctcggccgccggcgcccagCTTCGGCGCTTACCCTTCCCCCTCAGCAGGCTCGCCTACGGCTGGGAGGCCGTCTCCTCCCGCCAAGGCACCCGCCCGGCCTTTCGCGTCTCccaggtcgacgccgagctgctcgacgaggagcttgTCGACCTGCTCAAGGCTCAGGTCGGCGATGCCTTCAAGTACTTTGCCGACGGCCACCTCTCGGACGACTGGTCGTCCGAGATCGTCCTGGCGCTGCGTGCCGTCATCTTCAAGCTCACCATCTGGGACCACAATGCGACCTACGGCGCGGCCCTGCAGAACCTAAAGTACACGGATGCTCGGAGGGACGGGCCCGTGCTCGCGGCACCGTCCAAGGTGCAAAAGTCGCTCTAcggcctcgtcaccgtcttcGGAAAGTACGCTTGGACCCGGTGGGAGGACTGGCTCCTCGACCaggtcgacggccagcaCCACCTCGGCCAGCCGAGCCCGAGGGTCCGGCTCCTCTCGCGGTTGACGTCGAGGCTGTCGACCCTCCACTCGAccgccgccttcgtctccttcctcgtcttcctcctccagGGCCGATACCGGACCTTGCTCGACCGGATACTCCGCATGCGGCTCGCGCCCCCGACGAGCCAGGTCAGCCGGGAGGTGTCCTTTGAGTACCTGAACCGACAGCTCGTCTGGCACGCCCTGACCGAGTTTCTCCTCTTCGTCCTACCGCTCATCGGCATCAACCGGTGGCGCCGCTGGCTGAGCCGGACGTGGCGGAAGACGAAGGAGATGATCAACACGAACACGgcgcccgacggcgacggcagcggcgccggTGGCGAGTACGGATTCCTTCCGGAAAGAACCTGCGCCATCTGCTATCAGGACCAgaacgacgccgccgcaaCCGAGATGGAggtcatggcggcggcggcggcgtcgagcggcgtcgtcggctcggccCAGACGGACGTCACGAACCCCTACGAGACGATCCCCTGCGGCTGCGTCTACTGCTTCGTCTGTCTCGCAACGAGGCTGGAAAGAGAGGAGGGTGAAGGCTGGACGTGCTTGCGCTGTGGCCAACACGTCAAGGAGTGCAAACCGTGGAACGGAGACGTGttggagacgacggcggcacgcAGGACGAGCTCCGTCAAGATGGTTGCCTTttccgacgacgtcgccggcggcctgttggaggacgagacggccgacgaggcgcgagcgagcagcgccgccgccgcccactGA